In one window of Leptospira sp. WS92.C1 DNA:
- a CDS encoding VOC family protein — translation MKYLHTMIRVHDLEKALDFFCMTLGLVVSRKKEHPEGKYTLVFLSTGEPDAPELELTYNWGQHESYTSGRNFGHLAYEVENIYETCARILERGVTINRPPRDGRMAFIRSPDMISIELLQKGHSLPPKEPWVSMPNTGEW, via the coding sequence ATGAAATACCTGCATACAATGATTCGCGTTCACGACCTCGAAAAGGCCCTCGATTTTTTTTGCATGACGCTCGGATTAGTTGTTTCCCGCAAAAAGGAACACCCCGAAGGAAAATATACCCTCGTCTTTTTATCCACTGGAGAACCGGACGCGCCCGAGTTAGAACTTACTTACAATTGGGGACAGCACGAATCTTATACAAGCGGTCGCAACTTTGGGCACTTGGCCTATGAAGTAGAGAATATCTACGAAACCTGTGCGAGAATTTTAGAAAGAGGAGTCACGATCAATCGCCCTCCTCGCGATGGGAGAATGGCTTTTATCCGTTCCCCGGATATGATATCGATCGAACTTCTTCAAAAAGGACATTCTCTTCCTCCGAAAGAACCTTGGGTGTCGATGCCAAACACCGGAGAATGGTAA
- a CDS encoding helix-turn-helix transcriptional regulator, protein MSETETWDEEDEDFPIPVKEAGKTESRLSALLFNLLNHHSPMSFSKIRSLLPDQYQNVENPDSDRKKLSRDIEELGELGFFVRSTQEGYVLDRNVSNRELKLEKEELQILAETILRSYQESPSLELYSLSQKLFEGKLDVYPELEMDLKSQKSFSQIEGGIAEEILKKLLEALKTKSPIQFLYYKTFPEETYRVELDPIRLIRKNLEDYYLLGYDRKKKERRRFIIPKITKLETIAEQSLYQPQGQKREISQDWILHPAMFQVHDPIDVELICDPEFSYKIRNSLSEIPYEEFTRDSFRLKITNQEGLFPFLLEARDTIRKILPETVDVAFRKNIEQMAFNYRLFSKSR, encoded by the coding sequence ATGTCAGAAACTGAAACCTGGGACGAAGAGGACGAAGACTTTCCGATTCCGGTCAAAGAAGCCGGAAAAACCGAGTCGCGTCTTTCCGCGCTTTTGTTTAATTTACTCAATCATCATTCCCCTATGAGCTTTTCCAAGATCCGTTCTCTTCTTCCGGATCAGTATCAAAATGTGGAAAATCCGGATTCCGATCGAAAAAAACTCTCCCGGGATATCGAGGAATTGGGGGAACTCGGCTTTTTTGTTCGCTCCACACAAGAAGGTTACGTCTTGGATCGAAACGTTTCCAATCGTGAATTGAAGCTCGAAAAAGAGGAATTGCAGATATTAGCCGAGACCATTCTCAGATCTTATCAGGAATCTCCATCTTTGGAATTGTATTCGCTTTCTCAGAAATTATTCGAGGGAAAGCTGGATGTTTATCCGGAATTGGAGATGGATTTGAAATCCCAGAAATCTTTCAGCCAAATCGAGGGTGGAATTGCCGAGGAAATTTTAAAAAAATTGTTGGAAGCGCTCAAAACAAAATCTCCGATTCAGTTTTTATATTATAAAACCTTTCCGGAGGAAACCTATCGAGTCGAGTTGGATCCGATTCGATTGATCCGTAAAAATTTAGAGGATTATTATCTTCTCGGTTATGATCGAAAGAAAAAAGAACGAAGAAGATTTATCATTCCTAAAATTACAAAATTGGAAACGATCGCCGAACAATCTCTCTACCAACCTCAGGGACAAAAAAGGGAGATTTCTCAGGACTGGATTTTACACCCCGCGATGTTTCAAGTCCACGACCCCATCGATGTGGAATTGATCTGTGATCCCGAATTTTCATACAAAATCCGCAATTCACTATCGGAAATTCCTTATGAAGAATTTACCAGGGATTCGTTTCGACTTAAGATCACGAATCAGGAAGGATTGTTTCCGTTTCTTCTCGAAGCAAGGGATACGATTCGAAAAATTCTTCCGGAAACGGTTGATGTCGCCTTCCGGAAGAACATAGAACAAATGGCGTTTAACTATCGGCTGTTTTCAAAGAGTCGTTGA
- a CDS encoding DegT/DnrJ/EryC1/StrS family aminotransferase, translated as MNGIETEIQEKNSKKKTEIEFHKPTLSREDLKTVLECLVEDHLTTGNVTTRFEKVFGSTFRFKQVISSNHLASAYHLALLALDIQAGDKIALSTFAPVSALDAIFLLKAIPVVIDIDKNSFHINPEGLNKALEDSSIKAILLDHAFGSVVDAKRYDFKGIPVIEDISEVLGAQCEGFTPGKQGTIAVCGLSVDQMITTGNGAMVITDQDTLAKKIRTMKAGKEPYQRKEGQAKLDYNLIDYQAALGIEQLSKIGIILERKRKIAQVYLQSISGTSVTTWYGDPNLDTFNRFIIIAPGAYEQVERYFRSLQIGTQKAGEEPIHHILELSNTDFPNGERLFQRGHCIPIYPNLTKDNIQRISQAIRRIY; from the coding sequence ATGAACGGCATCGAAACTGAAATTCAGGAAAAAAATTCCAAGAAAAAGACGGAGATTGAATTTCACAAACCCACTCTTTCCCGGGAAGATCTCAAAACGGTTTTGGAGTGCCTCGTTGAAGACCATCTTACGACCGGAAACGTGACCACTCGTTTTGAAAAAGTTTTTGGTTCCACCTTTCGTTTCAAACAAGTCATTTCCAGCAATCACCTCGCTTCCGCTTATCATCTCGCCCTTCTCGCTCTCGACATTCAAGCAGGAGATAAGATAGCCCTTTCTACATTCGCACCCGTTTCGGCACTGGACGCGATTTTTCTTTTGAAAGCGATTCCCGTAGTAATCGATATCGATAAGAATTCTTTTCATATCAATCCAGAAGGTTTGAACAAGGCTTTGGAAGACTCTTCCATCAAAGCAATCCTTTTGGATCACGCCTTTGGCTCCGTCGTAGATGCAAAACGTTATGATTTCAAAGGGATTCCCGTAATCGAAGATATTTCCGAAGTGTTAGGAGCTCAGTGTGAAGGTTTTACACCGGGTAAACAAGGAACCATCGCGGTATGCGGTCTTTCCGTAGACCAAATGATCACGACCGGAAACGGCGCCATGGTGATTACGGATCAGGATACTCTGGCCAAAAAAATCCGCACGATGAAAGCCGGAAAGGAACCGTATCAGAGAAAAGAAGGACAGGCAAAATTAGATTACAATCTCATTGATTACCAAGCCGCTCTGGGAATCGAACAACTTTCCAAAATCGGAATCATCTTAGAAAGAAAGAGAAAGATCGCACAGGTTTATCTCCAATCGATCTCGGGAACTTCGGTCACCACTTGGTACGGAGATCCAAATCTGGATACATTCAACCGGTTTATTATCATTGCGCCCGGTGCTTATGAACAAGTGGAGCGATATTTCCGTTCCCTACAAATCGGCACTCAAAAAGCGGGAGAAGAACCAATCCATCATATCTTGGAACTTTCCAATACGGATTTTCCAAACGGAGAAAGACTTTTTCAAAGGGGACACTGCATCCCCATCTATCCGAACCTGACCAAGGATAATATTCAGAGAATCTCTCAAGCGATTCGTAGAATTTACTAA
- a CDS encoding efflux RND transporter permease subunit has protein sequence MLLTGGVALSRMGVDLFPDVNIPVVSVTTIYPGAGPEEIEELVSKPMEEELSSISGLKKISSRNQEGVSVVFGEFTLDTDIKYAEQQFRDKVGLVKPKLPTGIKEPKVVRFDPADQPIIRLAVFAELDQAKLYDLAKETIKSRLEQVQGVGSVKIVGGTRREIQIELDRNKLISYQMPMVVIANRLKSAGINVPVGKFETGSKETSYRTLGRYESLSQIENTIVSFGGEVGNAVTIKQLGSVRDGTQDEETIGYLWASKDEVVEEKTSFFTKIGNLFSGKKSGTEIPKEIKPALFIDVYKQSGGNTVAVADEVLKRIGKLNDGIKDLEGKPKIRLIRDGSKWIRYNVEDVTEAIVIGMLLAVITVYFFLGNFRSTVITGLALPNSMLGAFVLMWVMGFTINVMTLLALSLAVGLLVDDAIVVRENIFRKLEEGMGVLEASEKGTTEVTLAVIGTSLTVIAVFLPVGFLSGIVGQFFKQFGLTVVFAMLISLFDGLAVAPMLSAYFAGKIDHNAKKNRAVEAFDKFQTWLEKQYGRIMRVALKRPGMVLLGSLAIFILSIFSLKFVKSTFLPANDQGEFLVTLDLPPGTSLQGTKQVADQVLEILRKIPEMDMIAVTIGKPDGGEPNAATLAVALVPSKKRKRTTTQVKDDIRELLKGFTYARPAVSDYSAVGGGIQYPFQLVIKGENLAEMEVYSKKVVQRLKSISDLADLDTDYRAGKPEYQIHLDNMRMQLVGVLPGVAGSELRYQIAGDEVSKFYDKGIEYEVRMRLRPDQRNLRMAYGQTKVPNIANKLIPLSAISTGKETAGPSRINRIDRARTIVVNANLAPGGAVQDATRIADEILKKELPPPPGVRYNFQGQSEDFKELLANIILAVCLALAFIYLVLASLYESFITPVTILFAIPPAISGAFFALALTNEMLNLFSMIGLILLMGLVAKNSILLVDYAMQAMRDEGLSRDEAIYQAGLVRLRPILMTSLAMIMGTVPIALGFGEAAKSRTAMGIAIIGGLILSTVVTLVVVPAIFGFIDRFREWIESKFRPDYDMNASLVHPHQTSSGKIAYERELILAQEASLPKKTSKKSKK, from the coding sequence ATGCTTCTCACAGGCGGGGTGGCTTTGAGTAGAATGGGAGTTGACCTCTTTCCCGACGTGAACATTCCAGTGGTTTCCGTAACCACAATCTATCCGGGAGCGGGTCCGGAAGAAATCGAGGAACTCGTTTCCAAACCGATGGAAGAGGAACTCTCTTCTATCTCCGGTCTTAAGAAAATTTCCTCCCGAAATCAGGAAGGGGTTTCGGTTGTATTCGGAGAATTTACCCTGGATACGGATATTAAATATGCGGAACAACAATTCAGAGACAAGGTCGGTCTTGTAAAACCGAAACTTCCAACCGGAATCAAAGAACCCAAAGTGGTTCGTTTCGATCCTGCGGATCAGCCGATCATTCGACTCGCGGTATTTGCGGAGTTGGATCAGGCAAAACTCTACGACCTCGCAAAGGAAACCATCAAATCCAGACTGGAACAAGTTCAAGGTGTCGGCTCGGTTAAAATTGTCGGCGGAACCAGAAGGGAAATTCAGATCGAACTCGATCGAAACAAACTGATTTCCTATCAAATGCCGATGGTCGTCATCGCAAACCGACTCAAAAGCGCGGGAATAAACGTCCCTGTGGGAAAATTCGAAACCGGTTCCAAAGAAACTTCCTATAGAACACTCGGAAGATACGAATCTCTTTCTCAAATCGAAAATACGATCGTGTCCTTTGGCGGCGAAGTCGGAAATGCGGTTACGATCAAACAGCTGGGAAGCGTTCGCGACGGAACCCAAGACGAGGAAACCATCGGTTATCTTTGGGCTTCCAAAGATGAAGTTGTGGAAGAAAAAACATCGTTCTTTACTAAAATCGGAAATCTATTTAGCGGCAAAAAAAGCGGAACGGAGATTCCAAAAGAAATCAAACCCGCTTTGTTCATCGACGTTTATAAACAATCCGGCGGAAACACGGTTGCGGTTGCCGACGAAGTTTTAAAACGAATCGGCAAGTTGAACGATGGAATCAAGGATTTAGAGGGAAAACCGAAAATCAGATTGATCCGCGACGGATCGAAATGGATTCGATACAACGTGGAAGACGTTACCGAAGCGATCGTGATCGGGATGCTTCTCGCGGTCATTACGGTATATTTCTTTTTAGGTAATTTCCGTTCGACTGTAATTACGGGACTTGCGCTTCCCAACTCGATGCTCGGTGCGTTCGTTTTGATGTGGGTGATGGGATTTACCATCAACGTTATGACACTCTTGGCTCTCTCTTTGGCGGTGGGATTGCTCGTAGACGACGCGATCGTCGTCCGAGAAAACATTTTCCGAAAGCTGGAAGAAGGGATGGGAGTTTTAGAAGCGTCCGAAAAAGGAACCACAGAGGTAACATTAGCCGTTATTGGGACTTCCCTCACTGTAATCGCGGTATTTTTACCTGTAGGATTTCTTTCCGGGATCGTGGGACAATTCTTCAAACAGTTCGGATTGACCGTAGTATTTGCGATGTTGATCTCTCTTTTTGACGGTCTCGCAGTGGCTCCGATGCTTTCCGCCTACTTCGCCGGAAAGATAGATCACAACGCAAAGAAAAACAGAGCGGTCGAAGCTTTCGATAAATTCCAAACCTGGCTTGAAAAACAGTATGGAAGAATCATGAGAGTCGCTCTGAAAAGACCGGGAATGGTTCTTTTAGGATCCCTTGCGATTTTTATCCTTTCGATCTTTTCTTTGAAATTTGTAAAAAGCACATTCTTACCCGCAAACGATCAGGGAGAATTCTTGGTAACCCTGGATCTTCCTCCGGGAACAAGTCTCCAAGGAACCAAACAAGTTGCGGATCAGGTTTTGGAAATACTCAGGAAAATACCTGAAATGGATATGATCGCGGTGACGATCGGAAAACCGGACGGCGGTGAACCGAACGCAGCGACTCTGGCCGTGGCGTTGGTTCCTTCTAAAAAACGAAAACGAACTACAACTCAAGTCAAAGACGATATTCGAGAACTTCTCAAAGGTTTTACGTATGCAAGACCTGCGGTTTCCGATTATAGCGCGGTCGGAGGCGGAATTCAGTATCCGTTCCAGCTTGTGATCAAAGGCGAGAACTTAGCAGAGATGGAAGTATATTCCAAAAAGGTTGTGCAGAGATTGAAGTCGATCTCGGACCTCGCCGACTTGGATACGGATTATAGAGCCGGAAAGCCGGAATACCAAATTCATTTGGATAATATGAGAATGCAGTTGGTCGGGGTTCTTCCCGGCGTTGCGGGATCCGAACTTCGTTATCAGATCGCCGGAGACGAGGTCAGCAAATTCTATGATAAGGGAATCGAATACGAAGTTAGAATGAGACTTCGTCCGGATCAACGAAATCTGAGAATGGCTTACGGTCAAACAAAGGTCCCGAACATAGCGAACAAACTCATTCCTCTTTCGGCAATCAGTACCGGAAAAGAAACCGCGGGGCCTTCTCGAATCAACAGGATCGACCGTGCGAGAACGATCGTAGTCAACGCAAACTTAGCTCCGGGCGGAGCCGTACAGGACGCGACACGAATCGCGGATGAGATTCTAAAAAAAGAACTTCCGCCTCCTCCGGGGGTTCGTTACAACTTCCAAGGGCAATCGGAAGACTTTAAGGAACTGTTGGCGAACATCATCCTGGCTGTTTGCTTGGCCCTGGCCTTTATCTATCTTGTTCTTGCATCCTTATACGAATCGTTTATCACACCGGTTACGATTCTATTTGCAATTCCCCCTGCGATTTCGGGAGCGTTTTTCGCACTCGCTCTCACGAACGAGATGCTCAACTTATTCTCGATGATCGGGTTGATTTTACTCATGGGTCTCGTGGCGAAAAACTCCATTCTTCTTGTGGACTATGCGATGCAGGCGATGAGAGACGAAGGATTGTCTCGAGACGAAGCGATCTATCAAGCCGGTCTTGTGCGACTCCGGCCGATCTTGATGACTTCTCTCGCAATGATCATGGGAACCGTTCCAATCGCACTCGGATTTGGAGAGGCTGCTAAATCCAGAACCGCCATGGGGATCGCGATCATCGGGGGATTGATTCTTTCCACGGTTGTCACTCTTGTGGTAGTTCCCGCGATCTTCGGTTTTATCGATCGTTTTAGAGAATGGATAGAGTCCAAATTCCGTCCCGATTATGATATGAATGCATCCTTAGTTCATCCACACCAAACATCCAGCGGAAAAATCGCATACGAAAGGGAGTTGATTCTCGCTCAGGAAGCGTCTTTACCGAAAAAAACTTCAAAAAAATCTAAAAAGTAA
- a CDS encoding enoyl-CoA hydratase/isomerase family protein, whose translation MKLSKEIITVKDSKIGVMKLVPDGPMTLTLPLMREMNSILKEFTVDPDIRAGIIAGPDGDFCIGLDPDAILSSSVDEIGQIMAGIFDMFASLISFPKPLIAEVGGNAIGGGAIIAFTCDYRYMVDGKGRIGFAEPLVGLPITTALILRLRQTMLPSAASEAALEGALYKPAEAVQNGLLSEVGASLEELRKKSLSKISVLNRVPASATVETKRALNKDAFEAAKAAPKLLADLFKTQPSMVNNLLEAMKANKERRRPVLSHEANFQ comes from the coding sequence ATGAAACTCTCGAAAGAAATCATTACGGTGAAAGATAGCAAGATTGGGGTTATGAAATTAGTACCCGATGGTCCGATGACATTGACCCTTCCTTTGATGCGTGAGATGAATTCCATATTAAAAGAATTTACAGTGGATCCCGACATTCGTGCGGGAATCATCGCAGGACCTGACGGAGACTTTTGTATCGGATTGGATCCCGACGCGATTTTAAGCTCATCCGTAGACGAAATCGGCCAAATTATGGCGGGTATCTTTGATATGTTCGCTTCCCTAATCAGCTTTCCGAAACCTTTGATCGCAGAGGTCGGGGGTAACGCAATCGGAGGCGGCGCGATTATCGCATTTACTTGCGATTACAGATATATGGTGGATGGAAAAGGGAGAATCGGTTTTGCTGAACCGTTAGTCGGTCTTCCTATTACAACCGCATTGATCCTTCGATTGAGACAAACGATGCTTCCGTCCGCGGCATCAGAAGCCGCTCTTGAAGGCGCGCTCTACAAACCAGCGGAAGCGGTCCAAAACGGATTGTTAAGCGAAGTTGGCGCGTCTCTCGAGGAATTGAGAAAAAAATCTTTAAGCAAGATCAGCGTTCTCAACCGAGTCCCGGCATCGGCAACCGTAGAAACAAAAAGAGCCCTTAATAAAGACGCATTTGAGGCCGCAAAAGCTGCGCCAAAACTGCTTGCGGATCTTTTTAAAACACAACCAAGTATGGTTAACAATCTTTTGGAAGCAATGAAAGCCAACAAAGAAAGAAGAAGACCCGTATTGTCCCACGAGGCAAACTTTCAATAA
- a CDS encoding DUF3052 family protein yields the protein MAGYSGKSLGDKLGLKAGMKVFFKGLPDEVEKELKDYLSDVELSKSLIGSLDFLHLFTKDVKELQKQFPKFVEHLGEKGMIWISWPKGSSKVPTDINENKVREIGLKLGVVDVKVCAVSEIWSGLKFYKRKT from the coding sequence ATGGCGGGATATTCAGGCAAATCCTTGGGAGACAAGCTCGGGCTCAAAGCAGGGATGAAAGTTTTTTTCAAAGGTCTTCCGGACGAGGTAGAAAAGGAACTCAAAGATTATCTTTCGGATGTGGAATTATCAAAATCTTTAATAGGATCATTAGATTTCCTGCATTTGTTTACAAAAGATGTGAAAGAACTCCAAAAACAATTTCCCAAATTCGTGGAACATCTCGGTGAAAAAGGAATGATTTGGATTTCTTGGCCAAAAGGTTCTTCCAAAGTTCCAACGGATATCAATGAGAATAAAGTCAGGGAAATCGGTCTGAAATTAGGAGTCGTCGACGTAAAAGTCTGCGCGGTTTCCGAAATTTGGTCGGGGCTAAAATTCTACAAAAGAAAAACATAA
- a CDS encoding SRPBCC family protein, with product MIYTILLYGIGFLVLLIFGIYGIGTTLPIEHTSSLERIFPVPPKTIDSLIRNFKDYPSWRPNLKRIEIISSNSWKEIDSHNEVITYSFVQDRKEEWIESKIMDEDKPFGGSWTFELISVSGGTKLKITEHGKVFSPVFRFFSRFVFGHTATIREYLNDMDRKINGTDGSRK from the coding sequence ATGATTTACACTATTTTGCTCTATGGAATCGGTTTTTTGGTTCTTTTGATTTTCGGAATTTACGGAATCGGCACAACTCTTCCGATCGAACACACTTCCTCTTTAGAACGTATCTTTCCGGTTCCACCTAAGACGATTGATTCATTGATTCGTAACTTTAAGGATTATCCGTCTTGGAGACCAAATCTGAAACGGATCGAAATTATTTCCTCCAATTCTTGGAAGGAGATCGATTCTCACAACGAGGTGATAACTTATTCTTTTGTTCAAGATCGAAAAGAGGAGTGGATCGAATCTAAGATTATGGACGAGGACAAACCTTTTGGAGGTTCTTGGACGTTCGAATTGATCTCTGTCTCAGGTGGAACGAAATTAAAGATCACGGAACATGGTAAGGTCTTCTCGCCGGTATTTCGATTCTTTTCCAGATTTGTCTTTGGCCATACGGCTACGATTCGAGAATACTTGAATGATATGGATCGAAAAATCAACGGGACCGACGGATCGCGGAAGTAA
- a CDS encoding sulfatase: MFDHRKMNRFGINFFSAFFLIFFLKCNPMRQQEKNLVKADLSRLLKNSEFLCSGDANREIEAFRSHWKKNPGRYSDLKSKDRWKNVQMTLYSDETLFINESRDSLFIPSGEECSLNTETLFQTENPILLQFDAVSLSKGSGGFSNNGRLQILQNETILLEQDLETRKEEWKKFSIPIEIVENVPQSVLKIKWNSKQGAGLFLGSPILLEKRKSEKQNVILIVIDAMRQDALSSAGSPFPTTPVLDSLSKESIVFRNTIANGNWTKPSMLSFFTSEIASNLGLGNAWFYTSGQQRKIFYSKKPFTLPNAFRENGYFTESIMNNVFLLDYTGVGVDLGFHKIQQVGKDTLDTEELVSRAVKFFQDHKSDLFFLHLNLNTPHWGYRPPAKYFQDLKNQSDPIQWKQLDEYQQKYLGEIRYTDALLGRIFEELKKQGLFENSWIVITSDHGELLEKSHYYHHHFITETVYAHGESHYEKEIRVPWIIHPPKTFQDKIRKREFPEQVSLLSLMPTLLGLNEIEYPKDKLKGNDYSTLIFGKSGPESESVIYTEGRYSESIQTPKYKYIRRYPGYDSVRRTREGLSHKMPEELYDLKSDPQELKNLVGSDLLLLNEARLLLKEKQLDKNVYTLRLPKCETVCEREVRLFAKGGIYRFDFTGDCRVTNEDSKNLNLRISKDSGKTDQILTVKTVDPSPLFRLQILKDGKIEDYRIGKWGIASGPAVGILAADPEYVSLGKIPYRYASSEIPFFYYHTGFSGGEETEEDAAMGQEVRKILESWGYIHQ, translated from the coding sequence ATGTTCGATCACAGAAAGATGAATCGTTTCGGGATAAATTTCTTTTCCGCGTTCTTTCTGATCTTTTTTCTTAAATGCAATCCGATGCGCCAACAGGAAAAAAATCTGGTAAAAGCGGATCTGTCAAGACTTCTCAAAAATTCCGAGTTTCTATGTTCCGGTGACGCCAATCGCGAGATCGAAGCGTTTCGTTCTCATTGGAAAAAAAATCCGGGCAGATATTCCGATCTGAAATCGAAGGATCGATGGAAGAACGTTCAGATGACTTTGTATTCGGACGAAACTTTGTTTATCAACGAGTCACGGGATTCGTTATTCATTCCCTCCGGAGAAGAATGTTCTCTGAACACCGAAACACTTTTTCAAACGGAGAATCCGATTCTTCTGCAATTTGATGCGGTGAGTCTTTCCAAGGGAAGCGGCGGTTTTTCCAATAACGGCCGTTTGCAAATTCTCCAAAACGAAACGATTCTCTTGGAGCAGGACTTGGAAACACGCAAAGAAGAATGGAAAAAATTTTCCATTCCGATCGAAATCGTAGAGAATGTGCCGCAATCCGTTTTAAAAATAAAATGGAATTCGAAACAAGGAGCGGGTTTGTTTTTGGGATCGCCGATCCTATTGGAAAAAAGAAAATCAGAAAAACAGAATGTGATTTTGATCGTCATCGATGCGATGCGTCAGGACGCATTATCCTCCGCCGGTTCCCCGTTTCCCACGACTCCGGTTTTAGATTCCCTATCCAAAGAATCGATCGTATTTCGAAATACGATCGCAAATGGAAATTGGACAAAACCTTCCATGCTTTCTTTTTTTACTTCGGAGATTGCGTCTAACTTAGGTCTCGGAAACGCCTGGTTTTATACGAGCGGGCAACAAAGAAAAATCTTTTATTCCAAAAAACCGTTCACTCTTCCGAACGCGTTTCGTGAAAACGGATACTTTACCGAAAGTATCATGAACAACGTTTTTCTTTTGGACTATACTGGCGTCGGAGTGGATCTCGGGTTTCACAAAATTCAACAGGTCGGAAAGGATACGCTGGATACGGAAGAATTGGTTTCTCGCGCGGTAAAGTTCTTTCAAGATCATAAGTCTGATTTGTTTTTTTTACATCTCAATCTCAACACTCCCCATTGGGGATATCGACCCCCCGCAAAATACTTTCAGGATTTAAAGAATCAATCGGATCCGATCCAATGGAAACAACTCGACGAGTATCAGCAAAAATATTTGGGAGAGATTCGATATACGGACGCGCTTTTGGGGAGAATTTTTGAGGAGTTGAAAAAACAAGGTCTTTTCGAAAATTCGTGGATTGTGATCACGAGTGATCACGGAGAACTTCTTGAAAAATCGCATTACTATCATCATCATTTTATCACCGAAACCGTCTACGCACACGGGGAATCACATTACGAAAAAGAAATACGCGTTCCTTGGATCATTCATCCACCGAAAACGTTTCAAGATAAAATTCGAAAAAGGGAATTTCCGGAACAAGTTTCTCTTCTTTCCTTAATGCCTACTTTGTTGGGGTTGAACGAGATCGAATATCCAAAAGACAAATTGAAAGGAAATGATTATTCTACCCTGATTTTTGGTAAAAGCGGTCCCGAATCCGAGTCCGTAATTTATACCGAAGGAAGATATTCGGAATCGATACAAACTCCAAAATACAAATATATCCGGAGATATCCGGGATACGATTCCGTTCGAAGAACCAGAGAAGGTCTTTCTCATAAAATGCCCGAGGAATTGTATGATCTAAAATCCGATCCTCAGGAATTAAAAAATCTCGTTGGATCCGATCTTTTATTGTTAAACGAAGCAAGACTTTTGTTAAAAGAAAAGCAATTGGACAAAAACGTTTATACTCTACGTCTCCCGAAATGCGAAACCGTATGCGAGAGAGAGGTTCGTCTTTTTGCAAAAGGTGGAATTTATCGTTTCGATTTTACCGGAGATTGCCGGGTTACAAACGAAGATTCCAAAAACCTGAATTTAAGAATCTCTAAAGATTCCGGTAAAACGGATCAGATTTTAACGGTAAAAACGGTGGATCCGTCACCGCTCTTTCGGCTTCAAATTCTCAAAGATGGAAAAATCGAAGATTACAGAATCGGAAAATGGGGAATTGCTTCCGGTCCGGCGGTTGGAATTCTCGCGGCAGATCCGGAATACGTTTCACTGGGAAAAATCCCCTATCGTTATGCGTCTTCGGAAATTCCTTTTTTCTATTATCATACCGGCTTTTCCGGAGGAGAAGAAACCGAGGAAGATGCAGCGATGGGACAGGAAGTCCGCAAGATTTTGGAAAGTTGGGGTTATATTCATCAGTAG
- a CDS encoding lysophospholipase: MNFSQMKIFSLSKVSFATITRFAMSWSNSYNLQDDTFAGSGGSKIFYRTYQPKEGRKGNRVLVVQHGIGEHSGRYEFLVEALAGTGTALYLIDSRGHGRSDGKRGAVDSFSDFLSDLGKLISIAMEKEKLSKVNLLGHSMGAAIAAFYAEEGTNQGSLNALVISGLPIHAKLDIALKIKKGIAPLISDLLPNLTLPTGLDVNMISHDKAVVEAYKKDPLVHGMASAYLGNMLLNSEEPIIANAGKIKVPIYIFHGKEDAIARYTGSETFYNAVGSSDKSIKIYEGLFHETMNERLEDRTRVLSDLKKWLESHSS; the protein is encoded by the coding sequence ATGAATTTTTCCCAAATGAAAATTTTTTCTCTTTCCAAAGTATCGTTTGCCACTATAACACGTTTCGCTATGTCATGGAGTAACTCTTACAATCTACAGGATGATACCTTCGCGGGCAGCGGAGGATCAAAGATCTTTTATCGCACCTACCAGCCAAAAGAAGGTAGAAAAGGAAACCGAGTTCTCGTGGTTCAACACGGAATCGGAGAACACAGCGGGCGTTATGAATTCTTAGTCGAGGCTCTTGCCGGAACCGGAACCGCACTTTATCTGATCGATTCTCGCGGACATGGACGCTCGGATGGAAAACGAGGTGCGGTTGATTCCTTTTCCGATTTTCTTTCCGATCTGGGTAAGCTCATTTCAATCGCGATGGAAAAAGAAAAACTATCCAAAGTAAATCTACTCGGTCATTCTATGGGAGCGGCGATCGCGGCGTTTTATGCGGAAGAAGGAACCAATCAGGGAAGTCTCAACGCTTTGGTCATCTCCGGTCTTCCGATTCATGCTAAATTAGACATTGCCCTAAAGATCAAAAAAGGCATTGCACCTTTGATATCCGATCTTCTTCCGAATCTTACTCTTCCAACCGGTCTGGATGTGAACATGATCAGTCACGATAAAGCCGTTGTGGAAGCTTATAAAAAAGATCCTCTGGTTCACGGAATGGCTTCCGCTTATTTGGGAAATATGCTTTTGAACAGCGAAGAACCAATTATCGCCAACGCCGGAAAGATCAAGGTTCCTATCTATATCTTCCACGGAAAAGAAGACGCGATCGCGAGATATACGGGAAGTGAAACGTTTTATAATGCGGTCGGCTCTTCCGATAAATCCATCAAGATTTACGAAGGACTTTTCCACGAAACTATGAATGAACGTTTAGAAGATAGAACTCGTGTTTTGTCGGATTTAAAAAAGTGGCTTGAATCTCATTCGAGCTAA